The Candidatus Hydrogenedentota bacterium DNA segment TGTCCGTCATGCTGATCCCCGCCGGTCTGTCCGCGGTGGGCGGGGTTTCCGGCCTGCACGCCAGCCTGCCGGAAGATTTCTTCACACTTTACAGCGAAGTCAGCGGCCTGACCGCGTTCACCATCGCGATGCTCGCGGTCAACGGCATCGTGGGCATCGTCGCGCAGCCGCACATGCTCTCCATGGCCGCCACGGGCAATACGGAACGCGCGGGCCGCGTCGGCCAGACCTACGGCAATTTCATCAAGCGCCTGTGCACGGTCGGCTGGGCGTTTACGGGGCTGATTGTTGCGGCGCTGCTCGTGCAGCGCGGGGCGGCGCTGCCGGAAGGCGAGGCGGCGTTCGGGTTCGCGTGCCGCGAATTCCTGGCGCCGGGACTGACCGGCCTGATGATCGCGTGTATCCTTGCCGCGAACATGTCGACCTGCTCGAACTTCATGGTCAATACCGGTGCGCTCTTCACGCGCAACCTGTACAAGGAGTACGTGAACCCCAACGCCAGCGACCGGCAACTGCTGATGATGGGCCGCCTTTCGGGCCTTGGCCTGACACTGCTCGGCATCCTGTTTGCCGTGGCCGTCGACCGCGTGCTGGACGCGTTTCTGTTCACGGAAACCATAGCCGCGCTCATGGGCGTCATGTTCCTCGGCGGCATGCTGTGGAAACGCGCGAACCGCTACGGAGCATGGGCGGCAACGGTCGCCTCTTTCGTCGTCTACTATGCGCTGAACTATCTCATGTCTTGCCGCTCCCCAGGCGGCGATACGGCCTTCACGACGCTCGCCGCCGCAGTTCAGGAACTCGTACACCGCACACAGGCCGGCGGCGCGCTGGCGTTCCTCGAGTCCGGCGCCGTAAAGCTCGTGTACCCGTGGAAACCGGGTCCGTTCGGGTGGGCTATGGTCGCGGGATTCGGCTCCCTCAT contains these protein-coding regions:
- a CDS encoding sodium:solute symporter family protein, translating into MNEAAEFTRLDGVVLVGYFVVILLFGVWVARRVRSSNRYFLGDRKLRWWIMVGQAFGTGTHAEHPVAQAGATCEFGFATIWYQWKNMLITPLYWLFAPWYRRSERTTIGEIVEDRYGRRLAIVYTIFAIAYFVFNQGAMLKGAGKAISVATGGAVVSPNEVVFAMTVAFIIYSFFGGLIASAYTDFVQSFLIITLSVMLIPAGLSAVGGVSGLHASLPEDFFTLYSEVSGLTAFTIAMLAVNGIVGIVAQPHMLSMAATGNTERAGRVGQTYGNFIKRLCTVGWAFTGLIVAALLVQRGAALPEGEAAFGFACREFLAPGLTGLMIACILAANMSTCSNFMVNTGALFTRNLYKEYVNPNASDRQLLMMGRLSGLGLTLLGILFAVAVDRVLDAFLFTETIAALMGVMFLGGMLWKRANRYGAWAATVASFVVYYALNYLMSCRSPGGDTAFTTLAAAVQELVHRTQAGGALAFLESGAVKLVYPWKPGPFGWAMVAGFGSLILVSLLTRPEDAARIERFFDKQRRSTDDDPDPATGLRPLAAERGQDLILLDLPGWFTAERWRGFFRRYREDLIGFVLAWLTVGLLIFLAWGILQLGA